The following is a genomic window from Bordetella petrii.
ATTGTCGGTGGGCCTGGCCTGGCGCGAGGACAAGGCCTCGCCGCTGGTGGCCGAGTTCGTCCAGCTGTGCCAGACGCATTTCGCCCAGCCGCCACGGCGTGGCCGCGCGCGGGCGTCGTCTTAAAGTGACCGTCTTGCGGTTACCGTCTTGAAGTTACATTCGCCGCAACAAGGAGCCCCCACAAAAATGCATACCCGCGCAGACTGCCTGCAGGCCGACCGGCAAGATCCCCTGGCGCCGCTGAAGCAACTATTCGACTTGCCGCCCGACGTCATTTACCTGGACGGCAATTCGCTGGGCGTGCTGCCCAAGACCGCGGCCGCGCGCGCCGCGCAGGTAATCGGGCAGGAATGGGGCAATGGCCTGATCCGCAGCTGGAACACAGCGGGCTGGTTCGAGCTGCCCGCGCGGCTGGGCGATAAGCTGGGGCAGCTTATTGGCGCCGGCCAGGGCCAGGTGGTGGTTACCGACACCACCTCGCTGAACCTGTTCAAGGCGCTGGCGGCCGCTCTGCGCATCCAGCAACAGGCTGCGCCGCAACGCCGGGTGATCGTGTCCGAGCGCGACAACTTCCCCACCGACCTGTACATGATCCAGGGCATGATCGACCTGCTGCAGCAAGGCTACGAACTGCGCCTGATCGACGACAACCTGCCCCTTGAACAGGCGCTGGACGATTCCACTGCCGCACTGCTGTTATCGCACGTCAACTATCGCACCGGCGCCATGTACGACATGGCCGCGGTCACCGCGCAGGCCCATGCCCGGGGCGCGCTGGCCATCTGGGACCTGGCCCACGCCGCTGGCGCAGTGCCGGTGGACGTTACCGGGGCCAACGCCGACTTCGCGGTGGGCTGCACGTACAAATACCTGAACGCCGGCCCCGGCGCGCCGGCCTACATCTGGGTAGCGCCGCGCCACACTGACCGGTTCTGGCAGCCCCTGTCGGGCTGGTGGGGCCACCAGCGCCCCTTCGACATGACCGCAACCTACGAGCCGGCCGGCGGCATCCGCCGCTACCTGTGCGGCACGCAGCCCATTGTGTCGCTGTCGTTGGTGGAGTGCGGGCTGGACGTCAGTCTGGCCGCCGACATGAACGAAGTGCGCAAGAAATCCCTGGCGCTGGGCGACCTGTTCATCGAACTGACGGAAAACCGCTGCGCCGGCCATCCGCTGACGCTGGTCACGCCGCGCGAACATGCTCGGCGCGGCAGCCACGTCAGCATCCGGCATCCGCACGGGTATGCGGTCATGCAGGCGCTGATCGCACGCGGCGTCATCGGTGACTACCGCGAACCCGAAGTGCTGCGCTTCGGCCTCACGCCGCTATACCTGGGTTACGCCGACGTATGGGATGCGGTTGACGTATTGAAAGACGTGCTGGACAGCGAAGTGTGGAAGCAGCCGCAATTTTCGCAACGGGGCGCGGTAACCTGACGCACGACGTAATCATCGGCTACGCCTATAGAAGAACAGGAAAATTCCCCAGCCTGTTGTGGAATTTTCCTACCAATCGGCAACGAGGCGCCGAGCATTATCGGCAAGCATGCAAACAGATCTTCCTGCCATCTGGCAGGGGCATGCCATTCCATCGCCACGGAGCCGATCATGAAAACACCCCGCACTGCCTGTCTCGTCGCGAGCATCGCCTTGCTGGCCAATACGCCCTCGGCCTGGGCGCAGGGCGGAAATGTCACATTCACGGGCGCCGTCGTCGCCGAAAGCTGTGAAATCGGGGGCGGCCACCCTGCCGTGGCGCGCAGCCTGTCGCCGCGTTTCACGGTAGACCTGCCCGCCATCGGCACTGATACGCTAACCACACATGGCCAGACCGCGGGCTGGTCGCCGTTCGCCATAACCTTGCGGCACTGTGGCAACAGATACGCCTTGGTGCGCACCCATTTCGAGCCCGGCGCCTTCGTAGACATGGCCACCGGCCGCCTCAGCCCAGACAGCCATAGTTCCGCCGGCAACGTGCAAATCGCCCTGCGCGAACTGGGCAGAACCCGGCACATTCTTATCGGCGCGCCACCCGGCAGCCAGGGCAGCACCCCCGTTGTGCTGCAAGGCCATGCCACCCAGGTATACGAGGCCGGTTACTACGCCCTGGGCCAGGTGTCGCCAGGCACTGTGCACACCAGCGTGGAATACAACCTGGTCTACCAGTAGCCGCGCCGCGCCGGCGCAACTTGCAGTGTCTGATGCTGACAAGAACTTTCCCCTACGTCTGTCAGATTTTTCCTCAACCCTGCAAGCCCCCTCATCTCTAGACTCCGTCTTGCTGCGATCGGCTTACGAAGTTCCGGCAGTTCGCCAGCCTTTCAACTTTCTTGTTAACGGAGTCAATCATGAAACTCTCTCGTATTGCCGGCCTGCTTGCGGGCGCTGGAATCCTGGCCGCGGCGCATGTCGCAGCCGCCGCCGACGGCACCATTACCTTCACCGGGCAGATCCTGGCCACTTCCTGCACCATCAATGTCAATGGAAAGGGCAACGCAAACGATACCGTCGCCCTGCCCCAGGTCAACATCAGTGCACTGGCAACGACGGCAGCCACGGCAGGCTGGACGCCGTTCGAAATCAAGCTAACGGGTTGCCAGGGGCCTCTCGTTTCCGCCATGGCGAATTTCGAGCCGGGTCCCAACGTCACTCCCCAGGGGCGGCTGAAGAACATCGCTACGGTTCTTCCCGCATCGGCCGTCGATATCGCGCTGCGGCAGGCCGGTAGCACGAACAACATCGTCGTCGGCAGCGCTGCCAGCACCCAAAGCACGCCGGTTTCGTTCAACACCGGGGCAGCCACCCTCCAGTACGAAGCCGGCTACTACGCAACGGCTCCGGCCACGGCGGGCGCCGTCGAATCCAACGTCACCTACTCCATCGTCTACCAATAAGCCCACCAGGCTTACGGTGTCTACGGGCGCCTTACCGGGCGCCCCATTCTCCAGCCGTCCGTATCCCGGCACGGCTGCCAACAGCCTGGCCTGCAACCCGCGGCCCTGGCATGCACTACCAGGAACTCTCATGCGTCTGCACCGCTATCTGTACGCCGCCTTTTCCACCGCCGCGCTAGCCTTCGCTATCGCGCCGGCCATCTCGCATGCTTCCATCGTTATCGGCGCCACGCGCATCATCTACGACGCGGCGGGCGGCGAACAAACCGTTCGGCTTACCAATAAAGGCGAGTCGCCCAGCCTGGTACAAACCTGGCTGGATACCGGCGCCGTACAAGCCGAACGCGGCACGCTGGAAGTGCCCTTTGTGGTGTCTCCCCCTATGTCACGCGTAGATCCTGGCAAAAGCCAGACGCTGCGCATCATCCATTCCGGCGAACCCATGCCGCAAGACCGCGAAAGCGTCTTCTGGCTGAATGTGCTGGATGTCCCCGCCCGGCCCGCCGCCAACAGCGAAAACTTTCTGCAATTCTCGTTTCGCTCGCGCATCAAGCTGTTCTTCCGGCCTGCCGGCTTGGCCGGCACGGCAGCGCAAGCGCCTGCTCAGCTGACCTGGCAACTGGCCACCAAAGACAGCCAGCCAATACTGCAGGTAAGCAACCCCACGCCTTATCACGTCAGCTTTGCCGCGGTGGAACTCGCCACCGGCGGGCAGACCCTGGCCGTGCAAGAGCCCGGCATGCTGGCGCCGTTCGAAACGCGCGCCCTGACATTGCCCCGCGCGGCCACGGCATCGTCCGGCACGCGGGTGCGCTACCAGTTCGTCAACGACTACGGCGGCATCACCGAAGAAGAAGCCGCGCTGCAAGGGCCCTCGCGCTAGCGCCGCGGCTCGCTTAAGGAAACGCATCATGCTGGCTTCCCGCTCTCATCTGCCGCCCCTGCGCTATGCATGCGGCCTGGTCTCGGCGCTGTTCGCCTGCGGCATCGGGGCTTCAGTGGCGGCGGAAGCGTCGTCCGCCCAGGTGGCCGAAGTGCAGTTCAACACCGACATGCTGCGCGGCTTTGGCGACGCCCCGGTGGACATCAGCCGCTTCAACCGGGGCAATTTCGCCGCACCCGGCGACTACACGGTACCGATCGTCGTCAACGACAGGCGGGTAGGGCGCGGCACGGTACGCTTGCGCCAGCTCGCCGGCGAAGCTTATCCACAGCCCTGCGTAGATACCGATTTACTGACGACGGCTGGCGTCAACGTGCAGCGGCTGGACGACGCCGCGCAAGCGCAGTTGCAAGAAAATTCCTGTGTGCGGCTGCCCGGCCTTATTCCCGACGCTCGCGCCGAGTTCGACAACGGCGAACAACACCTGTACCTGAGCATTCCGCAAATCTGGCTGAACCGCAGCGCACGCGGCTATGTCGACCCCGACCACTGGAACGAAGGCATCACGGCCGGCATGCTGCGCTACAACGCCAACGTATACCGCTACAACAGCCGGCACGGCAGCGCGTCCACGCAAGGCTACCTGGGCCTGGACAGCGGCTTCAACGTTGGCGCGTGGCGGTTCCGCCATCGCGGCAATCTGAGCTATCAAGAAAATCTGGGTACGCATTATGAAAGCATCCAAACCTCCGTGCAGCGCTCACTGGCGCCCATCAAAAGCCAGTTGACCGCCGGCGAATTCTTTACCGAAGGAGACGTGCTGGAAAGCTTGAACTTGCGCGGCGTGCGCCTGTCCAGCGATGACCGCATGTACCCGGAGTCGCTGCGCGGCTATGCGCCTACGGTACACGGCATTGCCAACAGCAACGCCCGCGTCAGCATTCGCCAGAACGGCATCGTCATCTACGAAACCACGGTAGCGCCCGGCGAATTCCAGATCGACGACCTGTACCCCACCGGCTACGGCGGCGACCTGGAAGTCGTGGTAACCGAAGCCGACGGCAGCGTGCATATTTCGCGCGTGCCGTTCTCGGCCCCCATCAACGCACTGCGGGCTGGCGCCACACGCTACAGCCTGGCCGCCGGGCAATACCGTAACACCATGGGCGGCGAAACCCCGTATGTATTTCAAGGCACGGTGCGCCACGGGTTCAACAACCTGGTGACCGGCTATGGCGGAATCACCGCGTCCGAACATTATTTGGCGGGCGAAGTCGGCGCCGCGCTGAACACGTCATGGGGCGCCTTCAGCCTGGACGCCACCTATGCCCGCGCCCGTCTGCGCAACCAGCCCGACCGCCGCGGCCAAAGCTACGGCCTGAGCTATTCGCGGCTGTACGAGCCCACCGCTACCAGCGTCACCCTGGCTGCCTACCGCTATTCCACCGATGGCTTTCTTAACCTGGCCGATACCGTGGCCCTGCGTTCGGCCGACTCTCTTTACGCGTTGCCCCGAGGCTACGGCAGCGCAAAAGGGCGGCTTCAGGTCATGCTGAACCAACCCCTGGGCGAGCGCTGGGGGTCGTTGTATTTGTCGGGCTATAGCCAGAACTACTGGGGCCACAGCGGCCGCGACACCGAATACCAGGCGGGCTACAGCAACTCGTTCAAACGGGTGAACTACAACATCAGCGCCTCGCGGCAGTACAGCGCGTACTCGGGCAAGTGGGAAAACACCTACATGCTGAACTTCAGCCTGCCGCTGGGCAGCGGCGCCAACGCGCCGCGGTCCAATACCACCATCCAGCGCAACAACCGTACCCGCAGCACGTTCATATATGAAACCGTCAACGGCAGCCTGGGCGGTTCTGACAGCCCGTTGTACTACGGCGTCAGCGCCAGCCACTCGCGGCACGGCGGCCAAGGCGCCAATAGCAATAACGTCAGCGCCAATGCTTCCTGGACCTCGCCCCTGGCGCAATTGGGCGCCAGCGCCAGCCGCTCTAGCAACAGCAGCCAGGCCAGCGCCAGCATTTCGGGCGCGGCCGTGGCATGGGGCGGCGGGGTCGCGCTGACGCCATCGCTGGGCGACACCTTCGCCATCGTCGACGCCCAGGGCGCGGCAGGGGCCCGCATCGCCAACATGGGCGGGCTGCGCGTCAATTCGCGCGGCTACGGGGTGGTGTCGAACCTGACTCCCTTCGCGCAAAACACCATCGAAGTCGATCCCAATGGCCTGCCGCTGAACGTGCAGTTCAAATCCACCATCCAGCACGTGGCGCCCACGGCCGGCGCCATCGTGCCGGTGAAGTTCGAGGTCGAGGCCGGCGGGCAGGCGGCGGTTATCCGTGCGCGCCAGGCAGATGGCCAGGCGTTGCCCTTCGGCGCCCAGGCGCTGGACGGCAACGGCAATCAGGTCGGCACCGTGGCCCAGGGCAGCCGCATCATCGCCAGCAGCCTGAAAGACACCAAGGGCCGCATCACCATCAAATGGGGCGCCACGGCCGCGCAGCAATGCACCGTGGACTACGCCCTTCCCGAAGCAGCCGGAAAGGCTGACCAACCATTTCACCTGTTGCAGGGCACGTGCGTGCCCACGGGACTCTGAATATGAATATCACTCAGTACTTCCGCTTGGCTATGCGCGCCATCCTCGCTGTTGACCACCAACGTCCTCGACCGCTATTCCAGCGAATTATGTATAAGCTGAGTGCGGGAGGGCTGGTGCTAGCAGGCGTGGCGATGATGCCTACGTCGATCGTCTTCGCCTCCACCCTAACCTGCACCATGTCTACTGCCGGTTCTGGTAGCTTCAAGCCAGAGGATAGGTACATATCTAATATCAGCTCCGCGGCGCTCAAGACTCCTCCAAATCCACCTCTGTACACGGTCCTCCACACCTCTACCATTTACCGCGTGTTAATAAATCGCAGGGTAATGTGCACCGGCGAAAAAGATGCTTCTTTATACTCCAGACTTGAGCTTTCGCTACTACCACCGTGGAAGGCATTGCCAGGAGGCATAGTAACTATTCCTGGAATGAGTGTTGGCTATCGTTTTGTCGGAGCCACAACAGTGACGGAATCAACTATGTTCCTACCGTCGTTCCCCAACGCGTTTAACTATACGTACGGTGACAATTTCCACAACAACGTTATGCCTAGTAGTCAAACGGTCGAACTTATCGCCTTAGGGCCTATCTCATACGACACAATTTCCCCCTCACACCGTCCCATTGGCTACGTAAGGACCAGTTCGAACGCCATCGCGGACGGGGACGCCTACTACGCACTCAACTACGCCCGTATCATCGTAGCAGAAGAACCGCCAAACATTCAGCTGCACACCTGCAAAGTACCGGGCTATACTGTCGTCGATCTGGGTTCGCACCACTTCAACGGCTCCACACCGGGGGTTACCTCGCCAACAGTGAATTTTACTA
Proteins encoded in this region:
- the kynU gene encoding kynureninase — translated: MHTRADCLQADRQDPLAPLKQLFDLPPDVIYLDGNSLGVLPKTAAARAAQVIGQEWGNGLIRSWNTAGWFELPARLGDKLGQLIGAGQGQVVVTDTTSLNLFKALAAALRIQQQAAPQRRVIVSERDNFPTDLYMIQGMIDLLQQGYELRLIDDNLPLEQALDDSTAALLLSHVNYRTGAMYDMAAVTAQAHARGALAIWDLAHAAGAVPVDVTGANADFAVGCTYKYLNAGPGAPAYIWVAPRHTDRFWQPLSGWWGHQRPFDMTATYEPAGGIRRYLCGTQPIVSLSLVECGLDVSLAADMNEVRKKSLALGDLFIELTENRCAGHPLTLVTPREHARRGSHVSIRHPHGYAVMQALIARGVIGDYREPEVLRFGLTPLYLGYADVWDAVDVLKDVLDSEVWKQPQFSQRGAVT
- a CDS encoding fimbrial protein, with product MKTPRTACLVASIALLANTPSAWAQGGNVTFTGAVVAESCEIGGGHPAVARSLSPRFTVDLPAIGTDTLTTHGQTAGWSPFAITLRHCGNRYALVRTHFEPGAFVDMATGRLSPDSHSSAGNVQIALRELGRTRHILIGAPPGSQGSTPVVLQGHATQVYEAGYYALGQVSPGTVHTSVEYNLVYQ
- a CDS encoding fimbrial protein, whose product is MKLSRIAGLLAGAGILAAAHVAAAADGTITFTGQILATSCTINVNGKGNANDTVALPQVNISALATTAATAGWTPFEIKLTGCQGPLVSAMANFEPGPNVTPQGRLKNIATVLPASAVDIALRQAGSTNNIVVGSAASTQSTPVSFNTGAATLQYEAGYYATAPATAGAVESNVTYSIVYQ
- a CDS encoding fimbria/pilus periplasmic chaperone, with product MRLHRYLYAAFSTAALAFAIAPAISHASIVIGATRIIYDAAGGEQTVRLTNKGESPSLVQTWLDTGAVQAERGTLEVPFVVSPPMSRVDPGKSQTLRIIHSGEPMPQDRESVFWLNVLDVPARPAANSENFLQFSFRSRIKLFFRPAGLAGTAAQAPAQLTWQLATKDSQPILQVSNPTPYHVSFAAVELATGGQTLAVQEPGMLAPFETRALTLPRAATASSGTRVRYQFVNDYGGITEEEAALQGPSR
- a CDS encoding fimbria/pilus outer membrane usher protein; the encoded protein is MLASRSHLPPLRYACGLVSALFACGIGASVAAEASSAQVAEVQFNTDMLRGFGDAPVDISRFNRGNFAAPGDYTVPIVVNDRRVGRGTVRLRQLAGEAYPQPCVDTDLLTTAGVNVQRLDDAAQAQLQENSCVRLPGLIPDARAEFDNGEQHLYLSIPQIWLNRSARGYVDPDHWNEGITAGMLRYNANVYRYNSRHGSASTQGYLGLDSGFNVGAWRFRHRGNLSYQENLGTHYESIQTSVQRSLAPIKSQLTAGEFFTEGDVLESLNLRGVRLSSDDRMYPESLRGYAPTVHGIANSNARVSIRQNGIVIYETTVAPGEFQIDDLYPTGYGGDLEVVVTEADGSVHISRVPFSAPINALRAGATRYSLAAGQYRNTMGGETPYVFQGTVRHGFNNLVTGYGGITASEHYLAGEVGAALNTSWGAFSLDATYARARLRNQPDRRGQSYGLSYSRLYEPTATSVTLAAYRYSTDGFLNLADTVALRSADSLYALPRGYGSAKGRLQVMLNQPLGERWGSLYLSGYSQNYWGHSGRDTEYQAGYSNSFKRVNYNISASRQYSAYSGKWENTYMLNFSLPLGSGANAPRSNTTIQRNNRTRSTFIYETVNGSLGGSDSPLYYGVSASHSRHGGQGANSNNVSANASWTSPLAQLGASASRSSNSSQASASISGAAVAWGGGVALTPSLGDTFAIVDAQGAAGARIANMGGLRVNSRGYGVVSNLTPFAQNTIEVDPNGLPLNVQFKSTIQHVAPTAGAIVPVKFEVEAGGQAAVIRARQADGQALPFGAQALDGNGNQVGTVAQGSRIIASSLKDTKGRITIKWGATAAQQCTVDYALPEAAGKADQPFHLLQGTCVPTGL